From Halalkalibaculum roseum, one genomic window encodes:
- a CDS encoding deoxynucleoside kinase, with amino-acid sequence MENQFEFIAIEGVIGVGKTSLAKLLTKRHDARLVLEQFEDNPFLPKFYEDKERYAFPTQMAFLASRFKQQQKMLSKDLFQQLTISDYIFEKDRIFARLNLEDDELALYDSIFNIMTGISATPDLIIYLQSSVDRLMENIRQRDRDYERHISADYLKDLSEAYNHFFYHYNKSPLMIINTSEIDFVSNEKHLDYIEEQIFNQPIRGNTHIHIIPD; translated from the coding sequence ATGGAAAATCAATTTGAGTTTATTGCAATAGAAGGGGTTATCGGGGTCGGCAAAACTTCCCTTGCCAAGTTGCTGACCAAGCGCCACGATGCCCGCCTGGTATTGGAACAATTTGAAGACAATCCCTTCCTGCCCAAGTTTTATGAAGACAAGGAGCGTTATGCCTTTCCCACACAGATGGCTTTCCTTGCAAGCCGCTTCAAGCAACAGCAGAAGATGCTCAGTAAAGACCTCTTCCAGCAGCTGACTATCTCCGACTATATTTTTGAGAAGGATCGCATTTTCGCACGGCTCAATCTCGAAGACGATGAACTGGCCCTGTACGACTCCATCTTCAACATCATGACCGGGATCTCTGCCACGCCCGATCTCATCATCTACCTGCAATCTTCCGTCGACCGGCTAATGGAAAACATTCGCCAGCGAGACCGCGATTACGAACGTCATATCTCCGCCGACTATCTTAAGGATCTGAGTGAAGCCTACAACCATTTCTTTTATCACTACAATAAATCACCGCTTATGATCATTAATACATCGGAGATTGATTTTGTAAGTAATGAAAAACATTTAGATTACATAGAAGAGCAGATTTTTAATCAGCCTATCAGAGGCAATACGCATATTCATATTATTCCCGATTAA
- a CDS encoding sulfatase, whose product MQKVIRYGLLILVFFGVQSLTVLEAVTLDSKEDRPNIVFILIDDLGWMDLEYQGSEIYKTPEIDKLAEQSLDFQQAYAPHPRCVPSRYGMMTGIFPARSKVPAENFDLLPEDKTFAHKLSNNGYRTGYIGKWHLGSEELGPAGKGFDVSIAAGEAGSPINYFFPYNDTSEKPWKEGKDPIPDLEEGEEGEYLNDRLTDEAIGFIEENQSRPFFLMLSHYAVHQPLEAPDSLRKKFKKVIANHDFGSLPEYILEGTGKTKMRQDNPTYAAMIKNLDWNIGRLLDRLQSLGLDENTIIVFTSDHGGLSNQGTRNRNLATSNFPLRAGKGWLYEGGVRVPLLVKWPGVTKPGVNEEAIISGVDYYPTFLDMALGESPDKEVDGQSFVNILQGEKQGDRGPIFWHTPRARPKGTGDTNSSAVRLGDYKLIHWFDRDEVQLYNVVKDIKERNDLSKKIPQKTEELMKVLSDWKNEWSD is encoded by the coding sequence ATGCAAAAAGTGATAAGATATGGTTTATTGATATTAGTCTTCTTTGGTGTACAGAGTTTAACTGTTCTTGAAGCAGTTACCTTAGACTCCAAAGAAGATCGACCAAATATTGTATTTATCTTGATAGATGACCTCGGGTGGATGGATTTGGAATATCAGGGATCAGAAATCTATAAAACTCCTGAAATCGATAAGCTGGCTGAGCAGTCCCTTGATTTCCAGCAAGCCTATGCACCGCATCCTCGCTGCGTTCCTTCACGATACGGTATGATGACGGGCATCTTTCCAGCCAGGTCAAAAGTGCCGGCTGAGAACTTTGATTTGCTGCCAGAAGACAAAACCTTTGCACATAAACTTTCAAATAATGGGTATAGAACCGGTTATATTGGGAAATGGCATTTGGGTAGTGAAGAACTGGGCCCGGCAGGAAAGGGCTTTGATGTAAGTATTGCAGCTGGTGAAGCCGGATCCCCAATCAACTATTTCTTTCCCTATAATGATACAAGTGAAAAGCCCTGGAAAGAGGGAAAGGATCCGATTCCAGATCTTGAAGAAGGAGAAGAAGGTGAATATCTAAATGATCGATTAACTGATGAGGCTATCGGATTTATAGAAGAAAACCAGTCGCGTCCTTTTTTCTTGATGCTTTCGCATTACGCAGTGCACCAACCATTGGAAGCTCCCGACTCACTTCGGAAAAAATTCAAGAAAGTAATTGCTAATCATGACTTCGGATCGTTGCCAGAGTATATCCTCGAGGGTACAGGTAAAACAAAAATGCGGCAGGATAACCCAACCTATGCTGCTATGATTAAGAACCTGGACTGGAATATTGGGAGACTCTTAGATAGACTTCAAAGTCTTGGGTTGGATGAAAATACCATAATCGTCTTCACTTCAGATCATGGAGGCTTATCAAACCAAGGAACAAGAAACAGGAATCTAGCAACTAGTAATTTTCCACTACGTGCGGGTAAAGGCTGGCTTTACGAGGGAGGAGTGAGAGTACCGCTCCTAGTCAAATGGCCGGGTGTAACCAAGCCGGGAGTAAATGAGGAGGCAATCATTTCGGGCGTTGATTATTATCCAACCTTCCTAGACATGGCTTTGGGTGAAAGTCCTGATAAGGAAGTTGATGGTCAGAGTTTTGTAAATATACTGCAAGGGGAAAAACAGGGAGATCGCGGGCCCATATTCTGGCATACTCCAAGAGCTCGGCCAAAAGGGACAGGAGACACCAACAGCTCGGCTGTCCGGCTTGGCGACTATAAATTAATCCACTGGTTCGACCGCGACGAAGTTCAACTCTACAATGTTGTTAAAGATATTAAAGAACGAAACGATCTTTCCAAGAAGATACCTCAAAAGACAGAAGAATTAATGAAGGTTCTTTCAGATTGGAAGAATGAGTGGAGTGATTAA
- a CDS encoding tetratricopeptide repeat protein — MKYRLLLFSIISLSLMISLVYSCGTRENDTRNQGLDFKSPFIGDQECASCHSDQYRMWKGSHHFYAMNEATSNYVRGDFNGEVFRHNGVTYKFYKKADKYFVETEGLESKNSSYEVAYTFGWEPLQQYLLDFGSGKYQALNIAWDTQEKQWFALNPEQDLEHGNWLHWTGGAMNWNTMCADCHSTNLQQNYIAEADSFNTTWSSINVSCESCHGGGRDHVSFMQSEEAAEATIERIREDLLSTKTTSQVELIKQCAPCHSLREKLTSDYSHDTDFLDHFNPTLPHPESYFADGQIKEEVYVYGSFLQSKMYKQDVKCNDCHDPHSLDLKANVKDNTLCMSCHENSYDSPEHHFHKLNTEASQCINCHMPGRFYMEVDFRRDHSFRVPRPDQSVLYDVPNACNNCHESESPQWASNWVKEWYGTNRSKHFSDVLLKADSLDVKALPDLQALIADTSQPEIARATAVWYTGQFPSEESLEILESAIQSETALVRLSGAKALSALPSEMKMLPLQDLLDDEERSVRNAAISGLTEFTVVDISSFAKQSFKKALEEYEEYLDVNRYFPQGEMNRGQYFEKSGKIDEAIKAYKEAIKKDSEFLPARINLAYLYNQIGQNQASEDQLDKVLEIEPSYGPAYYSMALLKAEQNNLKESLQYFEEGANLMPENHRLRYNWAISLQRLDMPERAEEIYLEALELAPDNVDYLYGLVTLYFQQKEYEKALYNVEKLLEIAPENQRFLQLQNLIIQRSE; from the coding sequence ATGAAATACAGACTTCTTTTATTTAGTATTATAAGCCTCAGTTTGATGATAAGTTTGGTTTATAGTTGTGGCACAAGGGAGAACGATACTAGAAATCAGGGCTTGGATTTTAAATCGCCATTCATTGGAGATCAGGAATGTGCTTCTTGTCATTCAGATCAGTATAGGATGTGGAAAGGGTCCCATCATTTTTATGCTATGAATGAGGCGACTTCTAACTATGTAAGAGGTGATTTTAATGGAGAGGTTTTTAGGCACAACGGAGTTACTTATAAATTTTATAAAAAAGCGGATAAATACTTTGTTGAAACTGAAGGATTGGAAAGCAAAAATAGTAGCTATGAAGTTGCTTATACCTTTGGATGGGAACCACTTCAACAATATTTATTGGATTTTGGAAGTGGCAAATACCAGGCACTAAATATTGCTTGGGATACACAAGAGAAGCAATGGTTTGCCCTAAACCCTGAACAGGATCTTGAACATGGGAACTGGTTACACTGGACGGGTGGGGCTATGAATTGGAATACAATGTGTGCTGATTGCCATTCTACGAATTTACAACAGAACTATATTGCTGAAGCCGATTCATTTAATACAACTTGGTCTAGTATTAATGTAAGTTGTGAGTCATGTCATGGCGGGGGAAGAGATCATGTATCTTTTATGCAATCAGAAGAAGCTGCCGAGGCCACTATTGAAAGGATTAGAGAAGATTTGTTATCAACGAAAACAACATCGCAAGTAGAATTAATCAAACAGTGTGCTCCGTGTCATTCATTGCGTGAAAAATTGACATCAGACTATTCTCACGACACAGATTTTTTAGATCATTTCAATCCGACATTACCCCATCCGGAATCCTACTTTGCCGATGGTCAAATTAAAGAGGAAGTCTATGTATATGGTTCATTTTTACAAAGTAAAATGTATAAACAAGATGTGAAATGTAACGATTGCCATGATCCTCACAGTCTTGACCTGAAAGCGAATGTTAAGGACAATACCTTGTGTATGAGTTGCCATGAAAACAGTTATGATAGTCCGGAACATCATTTTCATAAGCTGAATACTGAAGCCTCTCAATGTATTAACTGTCATATGCCAGGCAGGTTCTATATGGAAGTTGATTTTCGACGTGACCACAGTTTTAGAGTACCCCGGCCGGATCAAAGTGTTTTATACGATGTTCCAAATGCTTGTAATAATTGTCATGAAAGTGAATCTCCTCAGTGGGCTTCTAATTGGGTAAAAGAATGGTATGGGACGAACAGGTCAAAACATTTTTCAGATGTCCTGTTGAAAGCAGACTCATTGGATGTAAAGGCGCTTCCAGATCTGCAGGCTCTGATAGCGGACACAAGTCAACCTGAAATTGCACGTGCAACTGCAGTTTGGTATACAGGGCAATTTCCAAGTGAGGAAAGTTTGGAAATACTTGAAAGTGCCATCCAAAGTGAAACAGCATTAGTTCGTTTAAGCGGTGCGAAAGCACTATCAGCTTTGCCTTCCGAAATGAAAATGCTACCCTTGCAAGATCTTCTTGATGATGAGGAACGCTCTGTTCGAAATGCAGCTATTAGTGGACTTACTGAGTTTACAGTCGTTGATATCTCATCTTTTGCCAAACAATCTTTTAAAAAAGCGCTAGAAGAGTATGAAGAGTACTTGGATGTTAATCGGTATTTCCCCCAGGGAGAGATGAATAGGGGACAGTATTTCGAGAAAAGTGGGAAAATTGATGAGGCCATAAAAGCATACAAAGAAGCCATTAAAAAAGACTCTGAGTTTCTTCCTGCTAGAATAAATTTAGCTTATTTGTACAATCAGATTGGACAGAATCAGGCATCGGAAGATCAATTGGATAAAGTATTAGAAATAGAACCTAGTTACGGTCCCGCATATTATTCTATGGCTTTACTTAAAGCAGAGCAAAATAATCTAAAAGAATCTCTTCAATATTTTGAAGAAGGGGCAAACTTGATGCCCGAAAATCATAGACTGAGATATAACTGGGCTATATCATTGCAGAGATTAGATATGCCAGAAAGAGCAGAAGAAATTTACTTAGAAGCTCTTGAGTTGGCTCCTGATAATGTTGATTATCTATATGGTCTAGTGACTTTATATTTTCAGCAAAAAGAATATGAAAAGGCGCTATACAATGTTGAAAAACTGTTAGAAATTGCCCCTGAAAATCAAAGGTTCCTACAATTACAAAATCTAATCATTCAAAGGAGTGAGTAA
- a CDS encoding endo-1,4-beta-xylanase has translation MDINKLLLFCLVTVFMGCATQKEIANNEDEEGLRDIVEKRYSQDNFIFGMAAHERRIGTQSEEILNKEFGYVTPSNDFKLTVIHPKPGEWDWSRPDHWVTNAKENSQIIRMHSPISPQVSDWVKEDHRTAEELGPLMEEYVTALSQRYNKYDHIKWMDVVNETIDFDGGWFGPKPGTDKWENPWPQLGYDNSHELKPPIYIKKAFKLSNKHAPNIKQIINQHGAFEEVVWDKMKQLVQYLWDNDIRLDGIGWQAHINMGWEKENGNMQRLSEFIDWCHEHGLAFHITEFNVWLREGHEGDYEAQAETFGAIVELLLEKRKNGMIGINFWNLRPKETARPQLDGTLWTDNFEKKPAYYRIRQELLDH, from the coding sequence ATGGATATCAATAAGTTATTGTTGTTCTGTTTGGTAACTGTATTTATGGGTTGTGCGACCCAAAAAGAGATTGCTAATAATGAGGATGAAGAAGGATTAAGAGATATTGTAGAGAAAAGATATTCTCAAGATAATTTTATTTTTGGGATGGCAGCTCATGAAAGACGGATAGGTACCCAGTCGGAGGAGATTCTCAATAAGGAATTTGGCTATGTTACCCCATCAAATGATTTTAAGTTGACCGTCATCCATCCGAAGCCGGGCGAATGGGATTGGAGCAGGCCGGATCACTGGGTAACGAATGCTAAAGAGAATAGTCAAATAATACGTATGCATTCTCCTATAAGTCCCCAGGTTTCAGATTGGGTTAAAGAAGATCATCGCACAGCCGAAGAATTGGGGCCACTAATGGAAGAATATGTGACTGCTTTGTCTCAACGGTATAATAAATATGATCATATTAAATGGATGGATGTAGTTAATGAAACGATCGATTTTGATGGTGGGTGGTTTGGTCCAAAACCCGGAACAGATAAATGGGAGAACCCCTGGCCGCAGTTAGGCTATGACAATTCTCACGAGTTGAAACCGCCTATTTACATAAAAAAAGCGTTCAAGCTGTCAAACAAACATGCCCCTAATATTAAGCAAATCATTAATCAGCATGGGGCATTTGAAGAAGTTGTTTGGGATAAAATGAAACAATTGGTCCAATATTTATGGGATAACGATATTAGACTCGATGGCATCGGCTGGCAGGCACATATCAATATGGGGTGGGAAAAAGAAAATGGAAATATGCAGCGCCTATCTGAGTTTATTGATTGGTGTCATGAACACGGATTAGCTTTCCATATTACTGAATTTAATGTTTGGCTACGGGAAGGTCATGAAGGCGATTATGAGGCTCAAGCTGAAACATTTGGTGCAATTGTTGAGCTCTTGCTTGAAAAAAGAAAGAATGGAATGATTGGCATAAACTTTTGGAATTTGCGCCCTAAAGAAACCGCACGGCCACAATTAGATGGTACCTTATGGACTGATAACTTTGAAAAAAAGCCGGCATACTACAGAATAAGACAAGAGTTATTAGATCATTAG
- a CDS encoding sulfatase-like hydrolase/transferase, producing MNFKRTLFWVLTGLNLLVIQSCTAQTPSSEQIRKPNILWITFEDISPHLSMYGDSTAQTPVFDKMAEESMVFANAFTTVGVCAPSRSSIITGMHPVSIGTQHMRTGKDVMGWGRREYEQNTNRRDIEGNMVPRYSAVIPPQVRPFTEYLRAEGYYTTNNPKTDYQFAAPVTAWDENGRDAHWSGRAQGQPFFSVFNLNVTHESRIWKNKDLPLTVDPDSVPLPAYFPDNPVVRRDVARQYSNIELLDQQVGEILNELQEDGLLDETIIFFYSDHGGALPRGKRDIHDSGLKVPFMIRFPDGRQTGFTDELISFVDLAPTTLSLAGIKPPEYMQGHAFLGQYKVSDPRSYVYGSSDRFDEVTDMRRAVRDKRFLYIRNFYPSLPAYKDLSYRKQVPMMKTLLELRQEDQLTEYERRWFESPKAEEELYDTKTDPDNIHNLADDASYSEKLSELRNELEDWQKRIGDKGFIPETEMLENMWPEGQQPETNKPVFKQEGNKITLSSSTKGAEIAFIVSDKELNPTLDSGWKLYTEPFELSEGDIVYAIANRIGYRDSKIVEFDYE from the coding sequence ATGAATTTTAAAAGAACATTGTTTTGGGTACTAACCGGTTTAAATTTACTGGTTATTCAAAGTTGTACCGCTCAGACACCATCATCTGAGCAAATCCGCAAACCAAATATTCTTTGGATCACATTCGAGGATATCAGTCCTCACCTTTCCATGTATGGGGATTCGACTGCCCAAACGCCTGTTTTTGATAAAATGGCTGAAGAAAGTATGGTATTTGCCAATGCCTTTACAACGGTTGGTGTTTGTGCCCCCAGTCGCTCCTCTATTATCACAGGAATGCATCCGGTTTCAATCGGTACCCAACATATGAGAACGGGAAAGGATGTAATGGGATGGGGACGAAGGGAATACGAGCAAAATACGAACCGTAGAGATATTGAAGGTAACATGGTACCTAGATACTCAGCGGTTATTCCGCCGCAGGTTCGTCCCTTTACGGAATATTTAAGGGCCGAAGGATATTATACTACCAATAATCCCAAGACAGATTACCAGTTTGCTGCTCCTGTGACAGCTTGGGATGAAAATGGTAGGGATGCTCATTGGAGCGGTAGAGCGCAAGGCCAGCCATTTTTTTCAGTTTTCAATCTTAATGTCACGCATGAGTCTAGAATATGGAAGAACAAGGATCTACCGCTTACCGTAGATCCCGATTCGGTGCCACTTCCGGCTTACTTTCCCGACAATCCTGTTGTACGTCGAGATGTAGCCAGACAGTATTCCAATATTGAATTACTTGATCAACAAGTGGGAGAAATCCTAAACGAACTACAAGAAGACGGATTACTGGATGAAACTATCATATTTTTTTACAGTGATCATGGCGGAGCACTGCCCCGCGGTAAACGCGATATTCATGATTCGGGACTTAAGGTACCTTTTATGATACGTTTCCCCGATGGGAGGCAAACCGGATTTACTGATGAGCTCATTTCATTTGTTGATTTGGCCCCTACAACCCTTTCATTGGCCGGTATTAAACCACCTGAATATATGCAAGGACATGCTTTTTTAGGGCAATACAAAGTTTCAGATCCGCGAAGCTATGTATATGGTAGCAGTGACCGTTTTGATGAAGTAACAGATATGAGAAGAGCGGTACGAGATAAGCGCTTTCTTTATATCCGCAATTTTTATCCCTCTCTGCCTGCCTATAAAGACCTCTCGTACAGGAAGCAGGTACCTATGATGAAAACTTTACTGGAACTAAGGCAAGAAGATCAACTTACTGAGTATGAACGACGTTGGTTTGAATCACCAAAAGCCGAGGAAGAGCTTTACGACACTAAAACTGATCCGGATAATATTCATAATCTTGCCGATGATGCGAGCTATTCCGAGAAGTTGTCAGAATTGAGAAATGAACTGGAGGACTGGCAAAAACGAATTGGAGACAAAGGGTTCATCCCGGAAACAGAAATGCTAGAAAATATGTGGCCGGAAGGGCAACAACCTGAAACGAATAAACCGGTTTTCAAACAAGAAGGGAACAAAATTACACTAAGTTCTTCAACCAAAGGTGCTGAAATTGCTTTTATCGTTTCTGATAAGGAACTGAACCCGACTCTTGATAGTGGATGGAAGCTTTATACAGAACCTTTTGAGTTGAGTGAAGGAGATATTGTATACGCCATTGCAAACAGAATAGGTTATCGGGATAGCAAAATAGTTGAGTTTGACTATGAGTAA
- a CDS encoding tetratricopeptide repeat protein, which translates to MNYEEQLEEGLALLREGDYDHALDISRQLQKMEPQQADGFHLEAMVFQKLNQWEKSVKGLEKAIELEEEHSGYYNLRGFANLQLENLEEAREDFEKAIDLDDSPAAHRNLVLYKIMSDKGNEAISYLLDRIKNNPKDVENWILMGDLMHRAGQSAKAKTYYEQAQKMDPENDYVKEQLAEI; encoded by the coding sequence ATGAACTACGAAGAACAACTGGAAGAAGGATTAGCCTTGCTCCGAGAAGGCGACTACGATCATGCACTTGATATATCCCGTCAGCTTCAAAAGATGGAACCGCAGCAAGCTGACGGATTCCACCTGGAGGCAATGGTTTTTCAGAAGCTGAACCAGTGGGAGAAAAGTGTGAAAGGACTTGAAAAAGCCATCGAACTGGAAGAGGAGCACAGCGGCTACTACAACCTCCGAGGTTTTGCCAATCTTCAGCTGGAAAACCTGGAAGAAGCGCGCGAAGATTTTGAAAAAGCCATTGACCTGGACGATTCACCTGCTGCGCATCGCAATCTGGTACTCTACAAGATCATGAGTGACAAGGGTAACGAAGCCATCAGCTACCTGCTGGATCGTATCAAAAATAATCCCAAGGATGTTGAGAACTGGATTTTGATGGGTGACCTCATGCATCGCGCCGGACAGTCAGCCAAGGCCAAAACCTATTACGAGCAGGCCCAGAAGATGGATCCCGAAAACGACTACGTTAAGGAACAGCTCGCCGAAATTTAA
- a CDS encoding alpha/beta hydrolase yields the protein MSKLAITLSFIFLSLLFKPGFAQNSQNELDRVIFKTVDDSVSLSIYFTYPNSYNKQDQWPLIVFFHGGGWNQGSYKHFLRQAKYFSNHGFICALPEYRVRKKHNSTPFESLKDAKSALRFLKVNANKFQIDTSKVIAAGGSAGGHLAASLEMVEGYNEPTDDLGVDTDVDALVLFNGVLDNGPSGYGFRRVGKEYTSFSPFHQTKKGTAPTLILLGTDDNLIPVESMQEYCSEMKSAGSICKLVLYEGQEHGFFNRSPYLEKTIQQMHEFLIELELTKS from the coding sequence ATGAGTAAGCTCGCGATAACGCTTTCATTTATATTTTTAAGTCTGCTGTTTAAACCTGGTTTTGCTCAGAATTCTCAGAATGAACTTGATCGTGTTATCTTCAAAACGGTTGATGATTCGGTGAGTTTGTCAATTTATTTCACCTATCCAAACAGCTATAACAAACAAGATCAATGGCCTCTGATTGTATTCTTTCATGGCGGGGGATGGAATCAGGGCTCTTACAAGCATTTCTTAAGACAAGCCAAATATTTTTCAAATCATGGGTTTATTTGTGCACTACCTGAGTACCGGGTTCGCAAAAAGCACAACTCAACACCTTTTGAATCCTTAAAGGATGCCAAATCTGCTCTTCGTTTTCTCAAAGTAAATGCAAATAAGTTTCAGATTGATACTTCAAAAGTAATTGCAGCGGGTGGCTCTGCAGGGGGCCACTTGGCTGCATCATTGGAAATGGTTGAAGGTTATAATGAACCAACGGATGATTTGGGCGTTGATACCGACGTGGATGCATTGGTTTTGTTCAACGGGGTATTAGATAATGGTCCGAGTGGTTATGGATTCAGACGAGTAGGTAAAGAGTATACCTCTTTTTCACCCTTTCATCAGACTAAGAAAGGGACAGCACCTACGCTGATTTTACTGGGTACAGATGATAATCTAATCCCCGTTGAATCTATGCAGGAATATTGCTCTGAAATGAAATCAGCCGGCTCCATTTGTAAGCTGGTATTGTATGAAGGTCAAGAGCATGGATTCTTCAATAGATCTCCCTACCTAGAAAAAACTATTCAACAGATGCATGAATTTTTAATTGAATTAGAGCTTACAAAAAGTTGA
- a CDS encoding arylsulfatase, which yields MKQKKTVLDKVCSINLMRLLISLQYLGICLIIFVGCSTHKKQTKTSPNVVLIMADDLGFSDIGAYGSEIMTPNIDKLAKEGVTFTQFYNIAKCSQSRASLLTGLYHHQTDLLKRSDNNITLPEVLGDVGYETIISGKWHLGDWKQDEDTPIDRGFNQFFGFLGGAINFYTGEDWGTGNNYMRMGTEEYQVPDNFYATDNFTDYAIEQVNEAVDKSKPFFLYLSYNAPHFPLQVPKEEIDRYQEVYKSGWDSIRIGRFKRMKKLGLLNKDWALSERDTLVPSWETLTPKQKLEEQKLMATYAGMIDRMDQQIGRLMDVLETEGISDNTIVLFLSDNGGCPFDFNRTPNKMPGPSDALRSYNVEWANVSNTPFVKYKQWMHEGGIASPLIMRWPNGLEQNELERTPVHIVDLMPTILGLINVESPSDFNGKSLLPIEGRSIVETLGNDSIKVRKPLFWEFQGSRAVRWGDWKLVAERGNSWELYNIKKDRTEMNNLASENIEIVNKLANMYESWANRVGAVSDSVARNMPLNKRATFTFSKN from the coding sequence ATGAAGCAAAAAAAAACTGTACTTGACAAAGTATGTTCAATCAATTTAATGAGACTTCTCATTTCTTTACAGTACCTGGGTATTTGTTTAATAATATTTGTCGGCTGTAGTACGCATAAAAAACAAACCAAAACTAGCCCAAATGTAGTACTAATAATGGCCGATGATCTGGGGTTCAGTGATATCGGAGCTTACGGCTCCGAAATCATGACCCCAAATATTGACAAGTTGGCAAAGGAAGGAGTTACGTTCACACAGTTCTATAACATTGCTAAATGTTCACAGTCCAGAGCATCCTTGCTTACAGGCTTATATCATCATCAAACTGACCTATTAAAACGTTCAGATAATAATATTACTCTTCCAGAAGTTTTGGGCGATGTGGGATATGAAACCATAATATCCGGTAAGTGGCACCTCGGTGATTGGAAGCAAGATGAGGATACACCTATTGACCGCGGGTTTAATCAATTTTTCGGTTTTTTAGGAGGTGCAATAAATTTCTATACGGGTGAAGATTGGGGGACAGGGAATAACTACATGAGAATGGGGACCGAAGAATATCAGGTTCCTGACAATTTTTATGCTACAGATAATTTCACAGATTATGCTATCGAACAGGTCAACGAAGCAGTAGATAAGTCAAAACCTTTTTTTCTCTACCTTTCATACAATGCGCCGCATTTTCCACTTCAAGTTCCAAAAGAAGAAATTGACAGGTACCAAGAAGTATATAAATCAGGCTGGGATAGTATTCGTATAGGAAGATTCAAAAGGATGAAAAAACTAGGTTTACTCAATAAAGATTGGGCACTTTCAGAACGAGACACTCTTGTTCCATCTTGGGAGACTTTGACACCAAAGCAGAAGTTAGAAGAACAAAAACTTATGGCTACCTATGCCGGCATGATCGATCGGATGGATCAGCAAATAGGTCGTTTAATGGATGTTCTGGAAACAGAGGGAATAAGCGATAATACTATTGTATTGTTTCTTTCCGATAACGGTGGGTGTCCTTTTGATTTTAACAGAACTCCAAATAAGATGCCAGGCCCTAGTGATGCTTTACGCAGTTATAATGTAGAGTGGGCAAATGTGTCGAATACACCTTTTGTGAAATATAAGCAGTGGATGCATGAAGGTGGTATTGCTTCTCCTCTGATTATGCGATGGCCAAATGGACTTGAGCAAAATGAGCTGGAAAGGACACCGGTTCATATTGTAGATTTGATGCCCACTATTTTGGGACTTATTAATGTTGAATCTCCAAGTGATTTTAATGGCAAAAGCTTGTTACCAATTGAGGGTCGTAGCATTGTAGAAACACTTGGTAACGATTCTATAAAAGTTCGAAAACCACTTTTCTGGGAATTTCAGGGGAGTCGTGCAGTAAGATGGGGAGATTGGAAACTGGTTGCGGAACGAGGAAATTCATGGGAGTTATATAATATTAAGAAGGATCGAACTGAAATGAATAATCTGGCTAGTGAGAATATCGAAATCGTTAACAAATTGGCCAATATGTATGAAAGTTGGGCAAATAGGGTGGGAGCAGTATCAGATAGCGTTGCTAGAAATATGCCTTTAAATAAACGGGCTACTTTTACTTTCAGTAAGAATTAA
- a CDS encoding sulfatase/phosphatase domain-containing protein codes for HSNFEQATRSPMIISAPGVESNIKVDSPTEFVDLFPTLTDLSNIETPQSLDGKSLVPVMNGDKERVKDFAISQYRRGKHRMGYALRNDRYRYVEWHKNDYRSYKPYKNRNIVARELYDYKKDPLESINVVESEDYQDTAKKLKKQLKDFLTEKSPKN; via the coding sequence ACACTCAAATTTTGAACAAGCTACTAGATCACCGATGATCATATCAGCTCCAGGTGTGGAAAGTAATATTAAAGTGGACTCCCCAACTGAATTTGTAGATCTCTTTCCCACATTAACGGATTTGTCCAATATTGAAACCCCACAATCATTGGATGGGAAAAGCTTGGTACCGGTTATGAACGGGGATAAGGAAAGGGTGAAAGATTTTGCTATCAGTCAGTACCGCAGGGGAAAGCACCGAATGGGTTATGCGCTCCGTAATGACCGCTATCGCTACGTCGAATGGCACAAGAATGATTATAGAAGTTATAAGCCTTATAAAAACCGAAATATTGTAGCTCGTGAGTTATACGATTACAAGAAAGATCCCCTTGAGTCGATAAATGTAGTTGAAAGTGAAGATTACCAGGATACTGCCAAAAAATTAAAGAAACAGCTCAAAGATTTTTTAACGGAAAAATCACCCAAAAATTGA